The following proteins come from a genomic window of Crassostrea angulata isolate pt1a10 chromosome 1, ASM2561291v2, whole genome shotgun sequence:
- the LOC128191789 gene encoding uncharacterized protein LOC128191789 gives MYACKEIPWMPTYKYMVKPASTLKKLRDLSERQPNVKSALEESLKPTLSLLKHRFSKLKLHGRPAVVHDSVTLEEIMNISNVLDLFKDAKDSSSVIDTKEKNAPKKLKAFIERHCRAWQYSFQIKKCDAADCWYCILNPKRLPEDKPLHWLPDPTKGPDGTFQPLEDLLGIEAIDRDFLIGGKVRSFIMCCLCGKRRVVYCKERLSRQQVTDIEVVQDNLLYTCGSMLFPYGHRNHETVVVKDGLECAAEMETTYSAG, from the exons ATGTATGCCTGCAAAGAAATTCCATGGATGCCAACATATAAATACATGGTTAAACCTgcatcaacattaaaaaaactgaGGGACCTTTCTGAGAGACAACCAAATGTCAAATCAGCACTTGAAGAGTCCCTAAAACCTACCCTTTCTCTTTTGAAACATAGATTTTCAAAGCTCAAGTTACATGGCAGACCTGCAGTTGTACATGATTCTGTAACATTGGAAGAGATCATGAATATTAGTAATGTCCTGGATTTGTTTAAAGATGCAAAAGATTCTAGTAGTGTGATAGATACAAAAGAGAAAAATGCACCAAAAAAGTTGAAGGCTTTCATAGAAAGACATTGCAGAGCATGGCAATATTCATTCCAG ataaaaaaatgtgatgctGCTGATTGCTGGTATTGCATTCTCAACCCAAAGAGACTACCAGAAGATAAGCCACTTCATTGGTTGCCTGATCCCACTAAAGGTCCTGATGGCACTTTCCAACCTCTTGAGGATCTCTTGGGCATTGAGGCAATAGACAGGGATT TTTTGATAGGAG GTAAAGTTCGCAGTTTCATCATGTGCTGTCTCTGTGGAAAACGTAGAGTTGTTTATTGCAAGGAACGCCTCAGCAGACAACAGGTTACTGATATTGAGGTGGTCCAAGATAACCTTCTCTATACTTGTGGATCTATGCTGTTCCCCTACGGTCATAGAAATCATGAGACTGTTGTAGTCAAGGACGGACTTGAGTGTGCAGCCGAGATGGAAACGACCTATTCTGCTGGTTAA